The following coding sequences are from one Triticum aestivum cultivar Chinese Spring chromosome 5A, IWGSC CS RefSeq v2.1, whole genome shotgun sequence window:
- the LOC123104613 gene encoding receptor-like protein kinase FERONIA — protein MQTSCSKLIRWSPQFFDSGAPTAANSKMAFPALPATLTCLTLLALLSLAMAADNNSTGLILINCGASVQEDDDNGRTWDGDTGSKFAPSLKGVTATAPNQDPSLPSTVPFMTARIFASNYTYSFSVTPGRVFLRLYFYPVAYPNYAVADAFFSVTTPNLVLLNDFNASQTVQAISSAYLVREFSVNVSSGSSLDLTFAPSAHHNGSYAFVNGIEIVSTPDIFTAPDTRYVGDNTSPFTFDSAMAVQTMYRLNVGGQAISPKGDSGFYRSWANDAPYIFGGSGVTFSKDDNLTITYTSKVPNYTAPVDVYGTARSMGPTAPINLNYNLTWILPVDAGFSYLLRFHFCEIQYPITKQNQRSFFIYINNQTAQEQMDVIVWSGGIGRTTYTDYVILTAGSGQVDMWIALHPDLSSRPEYFDAILNGLEIFKLQNYGASNNLAGLNPPLPQKPADASPGAASGKVKSVAAIIGGAVGGFVVLLVTCFGICIICKRKNKSKKKKKISKDPGGKSEDGHWTPLTEYSGSRSAMSGNTATTGSTLPSNLCRHFTFAELQTATKNFDQAFLLGKGGFGNVYLGEIDSGTKVAIKRCNPMSEQGVHEFQTEIEMLSKLRHRHLVSLIGYCEDKSEMILVYDYMAHGTLREHLYNTKNPPLSWKQRLEICIGAARGLYYLHTGVKHTIIHRDVKTTNILLDDKWVAKVSDFGLSKTGPNMDATHVSTVVKGSFGYLDPEYFRRQQLSEKSDVYSFGVVLFEVLCARPALSPSLPKEQISLADWALRCQKQGVLGQVIDPVLQGKIAPQCFLKFTDTAEKCVADRSVDRPSMGDVLWNLEFALQLQESEEDTGSLTEGTLSSSGASPLVMTRLQSDEPSMDASTTTTSTTTMSMTGRSIASMDSDGLTPSAVFSQIMHPDGR, from the coding sequence ATGCAAACATCCTGTAGCAAGTTGATCCGATGGAGTCCCCAATTCTTTGATTCCGGTGCACCAACCGCCGCAAATTCCAAAATGGCTTTTCCAGCCCTACCAGCTACCCTCACATGCCTCACACTGTTAGCTCTCTTGTCGCTGGCCATGGCGGCTGATAACAACTCCACCGGCCTCATCCTCATAAACTGCGGAGCATCAGTCCAAGAAGACGATGATAATGGTCGTACTTGGGACGGAGACACCGGCTCCAAGTTCGCGCCATCACTGAAAGGAGTTACAGCCACTGCTCCAAACCAAGACCCTTCACTCCCCTCCACCGTCCCTTTTATGACCGCGCGCATCTTCGCTTCAAACTACACCTATTCCTTCTCTGTCACCCCAGGCCGCGTGTTCTTACGCCTCTACTTCTATCCGGTTGCTTATCCAAACTACGCCGTCGCAGATGCCTTCTTCAGTGTCACGACACCGAATCTTGTCCTCTTAAATGATTTCAATGCTTCGCAAACAGTTCAGGCGATCAGTTCTGCCTACCTTGTGCGCGAGTTCTCGGTGAATGTTTCTTCAGGCAGCTCCTTGGACCTCACCTTTGCCCCATCAGCACATCACAATGGTTCTTACGCGTTTGTGAACGGCATTGAGATTGTTTCCACTCCTGACATCTTCACAGCACCTGACACAAGATATGTCGGTGATAACACATCTCCATTCACATTCGACTCTGCCATGGCCGTCCAGACTATGTACCGGCTCAATGTCGGGGGCCAAGCCATTTCCCCGAAAGGTGACTCGGGCTTCTACCGCTCATGGGCCAATGATGCCCCCTACATATTTGGTGGCTCTGGGGTGACCTTCTCCAAGGATGACAATTTGACTATCACCTATACATCcaaagtgccgaattacacggcgCCAGTTGATGTCTATGGTACAGCTCGGTCGATGGGGCCAACTGCACCGATCAACCTGAACTACAACCTTACATGGATTTTACCGGTTGATGCGGGGTTCAGTTACCTCCTGAGGTTCCATTTCTGTGAGATTCAGTATCCTATTACAAAGCAGAATCAGAGGTCCTTCTTCATCTACATCAACAACCAGACAGCGCAGGAGCAAATGGATGTCATCGTCTGGAGCGGCGGAATCGGTAGAACAACATACACAGACTATGTTATCCTGACTGCTGGCTCCGGCCAGGTGGACATGTGGATTGCACTTCACCCTGATCTTTCAAGTAGACCAGAGTATTTTGATGCAATACTGAATGGTCTTGAGATCTTCAAGCTACAGAATTACGGAGCATCGAACAATCTTGCCGGGCTCAATCCTCCACTTCCACAAAAGCCAGCTGATGCCAGTCCCGGCGCGGCATCTGGCAAAGTGAAATCTGTCGCGGCTATCATAGGTGGAGCTGTTGGTGGTTTCGTAGTGCTGCTGGTCACATGTTTTGGCATTTGCATCATCTGCAAACGAAAgaacaagagcaagaagaagaagaagatatccaaGGATCCTGGTGGTAAATCTGAAGATGGTCACTGGACTCCTCTCACCGAGTACAGCGGATCACGATCAGCTATGTCGGGAAACACGGCCACCACCGGGTCGACACTGCCATCCAACCTCTGCCGCCACTTCACTTTCGCCGAGCTTCAGACCGCCACCAAGAACTTCGACCAGGCCTTCCTGCTCGGCAAAGGTGGGTTCGGGAACGTGTACCTCGGGGAGATCGACAGCGGCACCAAGGTGGCGATCAAGCGGTGCAACCCGATGTCGGAGCAGGGCGTCCATGAGTTCCAGACGGAGATCGAGATGCTGTCCAAGCTCCGGCACCGCCACCTCGTGTCCCTCATCGGCTACTGCGAGGACAAGAGCGAGATGATCCTGGTGTACGACTACATGGCCCACGGCACGCTCCGGGAGCACCTGTACAACACCAAGAACCCGCCGCTGTCGTGGAAGCAGCGGCTGGAGATCTGCATCGGCGCCGCCCGGGGGCTCTACTACCTGCACACCGGCGTGAAGCACACCATCATCCACCGCGACGTCAAGACCACCAACATCCTGCTGGACGACAAGTGGGTCGCCAAGGTGTCCGACTTCGGGCTGTCCAAGACGGGGCCCAACATGGACGCCACCCACGTCAGCACCGTCGTCAAGGGCAGCTTCGGGTACCTGGACCCGGAGTACTTCCGGCGGCAGCAGCTCTCGGAGAAGTCCGACGTCTACTCCTTCGGCGTCGTGTTGTTCGAGGTGCTCTGCGCGCGCCCGGCGCTGAGCCCCTCGCTGCCCAAGGAGCAGATCAGCCTCGCCGACTGGGCGCTGCGCTGCCAGAAGCAGGGCGTGCTCGGCCAGGTCATCGACCCGGTGCTCCAGGGGAAGATCGCGCCCCAGTGCTTCCTCAAGTTCACGGACACCGCGGAGAAATGCGTGGCCGACCGCAGCGTCGACAGGCCGTCCATGGGCGACGTCCTCTGGAACCTCGAGTTCGCGCTCCAGCTGCAGGAGAGCGAGGAGGACACCGGCAGCCTCACGGAGGGGACGCTGTCGTCGTCGGGCGCGTCGCCCCTCGTCATGACCAGACTGCAGTCGGACGAGCCGTCGATGGACGCAAGCACGACCACGACGAGCACGACCACGATGAGCATGACGGGACGGAGCATCGCGAGCATGGACTCGGACGGGCTGACGCCGAGCGCCGTCTTCTCGCAGATCATGCATCCGGATGGCAGGTGA
- the LOC123104614 gene encoding 3-dehydroquinate synthase, chloroplastic, protein MAAAASSLLAAAASSSSRAAISVRRPRAASAAAAAAASIPSSSRTSFTPLRASPARALRSRVVSSAAPAMEPAAVSRVSTVVDVDLGDRSYPIYIGPGLLDEPDLLQRHVIGKRVLVVTNTTVAPLYLEKVTWALTHQNPNVSVESVILPDGEKYKDMDTLMKVFDKAVESRLDRRCTFVALGGGVIGDMCGFAAAAFLRGVNFIQIPTTLMAQVDSSVGGKTGINHPLGKNLIGAFYQPQCVLIDTETLNTLPDRELASGVAEVVKYGLIRDAPFFEWQEKNMAAILAREPSALTYAIKRSCENKAEVVAQDEKESGLRATLNLGHTFGHAIETGLGYGEWLHGEAVAAGTVMAADMSYRLGWIDESIKKRTFDILDQAKLPVTSPKGMTVEKFRNIMAVDKKVADGLLRLILLKGPLGGCVFTGEYDRKALDETLRAFCDN, encoded by the exons AtggcggccgccgcctcctccctgctTGCCGCCGCTGCATCCTCCAGTTCCCGAGCAGCCATCTCCGTCCGCCGCCCCCGCGCAGCTtctgccgcggccgcggccgccgcctccatccccTCGTCCTCTCGCACATCCTTCACCCCGCTCCGCGCCTCCCCCGCGAGGGCCCTCCGGAGCCGCGTCGTCTCCAGCGCCGCTCCCGCGATGGAGCCGGCGGCGGTGTCAAGAGTCTCCACTGTGGTCGACGTCGACCTCGGCGACCGGAGCTACCCGATCTACATCGGCCCCGGCCTCCTCGATGAGCCCGACCTGCTGCAGAG GCATGTGATCGGGAAGAGGGTTCTGGTGGTGACCAACACTACCGTCGCGCCGCTCTACTTGGAGAAGGTGACCTGGGCGCTCACGCACCAAAACCCTAATGTGTCCGTCGAGAGCGTGATCCTGCCCGACGGCGAGAAGTACAAGGACATG GACACACTGATGAAGGTTTTCGACAAGGCGGTGGAGTCCCGGCTGGACCGTAGATGCACATTCGTTGCGCTAGGTGGCGGTGTCATTGGGGACATGTGTGGGTTTGCAGCTGCTGCATTCCTCCGTGGTGTCAATTTCATACAAATACCCACAACTCTGATGGCCCAG GTGGATTCTTCTGTTGGAGGGAAGACTGGGATTAACCATCCACTGGGAAAGAACTTAATTGGCGCATTCTACCAGCCGCAGTGTGTACTCATTGACACAGAGACACTGAATACATTGCCTGACAGAGAGCTGGCTTCAGGTGTCGCTGAGGTGGTGAAGTATGGTCTCATAAGAGATGCACCCTTCTTTGAGTGGCAAGAAAAGAATATGGCAGCAATCTTAGCGAG AGAACCAAGTGCCCTGACCTACGCTATAAAGAGATCATGTGAAAACAAAGCTGAAGTTGTTGCTCAGGATGAGAAGGAAAGTGGTCTTCGAGCAACACTAAACCTGGGTCATACATTTGGTCAT GCTATAGAAACAGGGCTTGGCTATGGAGAATGGCTCCACGGGGAGGCTGTTGCTGCTGGAACG GTTATGGCAGCTGACATGTCTTACCGCCTGGGCTGGATAGACGAGTCCATCAAGAAACGGACATTTGACATACTAGATCAAGCCAAGCTTCCCGTGACATCACCAAAGGGCATGACGGTAGAGAAGTTCAGAAACATCATGGCG gtcgacaaGAAGGTCGCGGACGGATTGTTGAGGCTCATCCTTCTGAAAGGACCTCTGGGAGGCTGCGTTTTCACCGGCGAGTACGACAGGAAAGCCCTGGACGAAACCCTCCGCGCTTTCTGCGACAACTGA